Proteins co-encoded in one Oreochromis aureus strain Israel breed Guangdong linkage group 3, ZZ_aureus, whole genome shotgun sequence genomic window:
- the LOC116324035 gene encoding GTPase IMAP family member 9-like, with protein sequence MGEGEGTMFKGKGVEADYSTKEQDLEKDEVNFRIVLIGKTGVGKSATGNTILRRKAFESKMSFSSLTSECQKEIGEFEDKTMAVVDTPGLYDTRLTEDGVRKEIVRCISFAAPGPHVFLVVIQPSRFTKEEQKTVKMLQDMFGKEAACYTMTLFTHGDDMEEGVSMNELIGQSKDVRDFVRQCYGGYHVFNNRDKDPSQVRELLEKIHQMIHRNGGSCFTNEMFKEAKRAILDEMRRLLNENVSMKIAEARSQAERNNRFFNALLASATTTSGAAVGFAVGAGLGSLAGPIGTAVGGAVGAVVGVTGVAVKMKACQIQ encoded by the exons ATGGGAGAGGGGGAGGGAACTATGTTTAAGGGGAAGGGAGTAGAAGCAGACTATAGCACAAAG GAACAGGACCTGGAGAAAGATGAAGTAAATTTTCGGATTGTGCTCATTGGGAAAACCGGAGTTGGAAAGAGTGCTACAGGAAACACCATCTTAAGAAGAAAAGCTTTTGAATCCAAAATGTCTTTTTCCTCTCTGACATCAGAGTGTCAGAAGGAAATAGGAGAATTTGAAGATAAAACCATGGCTGTAGTTGATACTCCAGGTCTGTATGACACCAGGCTAACTGAAGATGGAGTAAGGAAAGAAATCGTCAGATGCATCTCCTTTGCTGCTCCTGGTCCTCATGTGTTCCTGGTTGTCATCCAGCCAAGTAGGTTCACcaaagaagaacagaaaacagtgaaaatgcTTCAGGACATGTTTGGGAAAGAGGCAGCATGTTACACCATGACCTTGTTCACCCATGGGGATGATATGGAGGAGGGAGTTTCCATGAATGAACTGATTGGTCAGAGTAAAGATGTCCGTGACTTCGTCCGTCAGTGTTATGGAGGATATCATGTTTTTAACAACAGAGACAAGGATCCTTCTcaggtcagagagctgctggAAAAAATCCATCAAATGATTCACAGAAATGGAGGAAGCTGCTTCACCAATGAGATGTTCAAAGAGGCTAAAAGAGCCATTCTAGATGAGATGAGACGACTTCTTAATGAAAATGTGAGCATGAAGATTGCAGAAGCAAGAAGTCAGGCAGAGAGAAATAACAGGTTCTTTAATGCTCTGCTGGCGAGTGCTACAACTACTTCTGGAGCTGCAGTTGGATTTGCTGTTGGAGCTGGTTTAGGAAGTCTGGCAGGTCCAATTGGAACTGCAGTGGGAGGAGCAGTGGGAGCTGTAgtaggtgtgacaggtgtggcAGTGAAAATGAAGGCATGCCAAATACAGTGA